In a single window of the Flavobacterium sp. W4I14 genome:
- a CDS encoding antitoxin ParD1/3/4 (product_source=KO:K07746; cath_funfam=1.10.8.10; cog=COG3609; ko=KO:K07746; pfam=PF03693; superfamily=47598; tigrfam=TIGR02606), with translation MGRNTSILLGDHFDNFISEKIASGKFSSASEVIRTSLRLLEEEEKQIELLREALKIGEESGFVKKFDPAKHLQELHRKHL, from the coding sequence ATGGGACGAAATACATCAATACTGCTAGGCGATCATTTCGATAATTTTATCAGCGAAAAAATCGCCTCTGGGAAATTTAGTTCTGCCAGTGAGGTAATTAGAACAAGTTTAAGGCTGTTAGAGGAAGAAGAGAAGCAAATCGAATTGCTGCGTGAAGCGCTAAAAATAGGAGAGGAAAGTGGGTTCGTAAAAAAATTCGACCCTGCAAAGCATTTACAGGAGTTGCACCGCAAGCATTTATAA
- a CDS encoding toxin ParE1/3/4 (product_source=KO:K19092; cog=COG3668; ko=KO:K19092; pfam=PF05016; superfamily=143011) gives MVTYRISELAQIDLEDIWLYTFKNWSKDQADRYYGLLLSECEYLSNHFEHGKIMDHVLKGYRCSADKSHLIFYKLGADGLVEIIRILHQMTNIKSHLL, from the coding sequence ATGGTTACCTACCGTATCAGTGAACTTGCGCAGATAGATCTGGAAGATATTTGGTTATATACATTTAAGAATTGGTCTAAAGATCAAGCAGATAGATATTACGGTTTATTACTTAGTGAATGTGAATATCTATCAAACCATTTTGAACATGGTAAGATAATGGATCATGTATTAAAGGGGTATAGGTGTTCGGCGGATAAATCGCATCTAATATTCTATAAGCTGGGAGCGGATGGCTTGGTGGAAATAATCAGAATATTACATCAAATGACTAACATTAAAAGTCACTTATTGTAA